Proteins from a single region of Desulfolutivibrio sulfoxidireducens:
- a CDS encoding TadE/TadG family type IV pilus assembly protein, translating into MTPTVPSRKKASLVSQKGLAAVEMALALVVLAPLLLLLVEGAKVLGEYSSILAASREAARMVLRENGDTSGAASLAQSLTEGLDGPSPEVEVTVDESAKTVTVKVDYEYQPFATSHTEGESVFESLDMFSGWDGKLHASTTMPLP; encoded by the coding sequence ATGACGCCAACGGTCCCCAGCCGGAAGAAGGCCTCCCTGGTTTCCCAAAAAGGCCTCGCCGCCGTGGAGATGGCCCTGGCCCTTGTGGTTCTCGCCCCGCTGTTGCTCCTTTTGGTCGAGGGAGCCAAGGTTTTGGGGGAGTATTCCTCGATCCTGGCCGCCTCACGCGAGGCGGCGCGCATGGTCCTGCGCGAGAACGGCGATACCTCGGGCGCGGCGTCACTGGCCCAGTCCCTGACCGAGGGTTTGGACGGGCCGTCGCCGGAGGTGGAGGTCACCGTGGATGAATCGGCAAAAACCGTTACCGTGAAGGTGGACTATGAATACCAGCCCTTTGCAACCTCGCACACCGAGGGCGAATCCGTTTTCGAGAGCCTGGACATGTTTTCGGGATGGGATGGCAAGCTGCATGCGTCAACGACCATGCCCCTGCCCTAG
- a CDS encoding type II secretion system F family protein, with protein MDTTLLAAVAVAMLAHMTVFALVLGVFAHLEESRRRREILGRTLGLAPEDKRDEPRGALGWLAASLASAFVSFGRTVKPTKAEDISKTKAKLIHAGFRGQNAVEIFWGIKIGMALAGIGMAALLAMVVVPTLRWEYKVTLCAGVVSLFFYTPGLYVDYLVNRRQRAIQNGLPDALDLLVVCVEAGMGLDGAIQRVGQELAVKEPVLSSELKLLTLELRAGKSRREALKNLASRVGLEDVGSLVALLIQADMFGTSIAQTLRVYAEAMRTKRFQRAEEIAAKLPVKLLFPLVFFIFPTLLMIILGPAGIRLMSMFSSVNK; from the coding sequence GTGGACACGACGCTTCTGGCCGCTGTGGCCGTGGCCATGCTGGCCCACATGACGGTGTTCGCCCTGGTGCTCGGGGTTTTTGCCCACCTGGAGGAGTCGCGCCGCAGACGGGAGATCCTCGGCCGCACCCTGGGGCTTGCCCCCGAGGACAAACGTGACGAGCCCCGGGGGGCCTTGGGCTGGCTGGCCGCCTCGTTGGCCTCGGCCTTCGTCTCCTTCGGCCGCACGGTCAAGCCCACCAAGGCCGAGGACATCTCCAAGACCAAGGCCAAGCTCATCCACGCCGGATTTCGCGGCCAAAACGCCGTGGAGATATTCTGGGGCATCAAGATCGGCATGGCCCTGGCCGGGATCGGCATGGCCGCGCTTTTGGCCATGGTGGTGGTGCCCACCCTGCGCTGGGAATACAAGGTCACCCTGTGCGCCGGGGTGGTCTCGCTTTTTTTCTACACCCCGGGCCTGTACGTGGATTATCTGGTGAACAGGCGGCAGCGGGCCATCCAAAACGGCCTGCCCGACGCCCTGGATCTTCTGGTGGTGTGCGTGGAGGCGGGCATGGGCCTGGACGGGGCCATCCAGCGGGTGGGCCAGGAACTGGCGGTCAAGGAGCCGGTCTTAAGCTCGGAATTAAAGCTCCTGACCCTGGAACTGCGGGCCGGAAAATCCCGGCGCGAGGCCTTGAAAAACCTGGCCTCCAGGGTGGGCCTGGAGGACGTGGGCAGCCTGGTGGCCCTGCTTATCCAGGCCGATATGTTCGGCACGAGCATCGCCCAGACCCTGCGGGTCTATGCCGAGGCCATGCGCACCAAACGCTTCCAGCGGGCCGAGGAGATCGCGGCCAAGCTGCCGGTCAAACTGCTTTTCCCCCTGGTTTTTTTCATCTTCCCCACGCTTTTGATGATCATCCTGGGCCCGGCCGGCATCCGGCTCATGAGCATGTTCTCGTCCGTCAATAAGTAG
- a CDS encoding type II secretion system F family protein produces the protein MPLLLSVLVLAAFIYLALATVMIWKGRGKAERERLGRRLAELTDREPEAGPVDIVKKHQLSAMPWLNVALSRQRWTSSLDRTLAQADIQAPLGVFVLTSLVLAVFGAVFILLSTGNMILAVFAAAFFAGLPFWWIKRMRKKRMAHFEKQLPEALDLVARALKAGHTFNSGMGMVGQEFGEPIRKEFNKTLEEINFGVTLMEALDNLMTRVDCPDLNFFVVSLKIQSETGGNLAEIVENIASLIRERFKLRGRIRILSAEGRFAAIILTILPFGVSGAIQVTNPGYLALLFNHPVGRMILWASGGMMLFGILVMRKMIRIEV, from the coding sequence TTCTCCTCTCGGTTCTGGTGCTTGCGGCCTTCATCTACCTGGCCCTGGCCACGGTCATGATCTGGAAGGGCAGGGGAAAGGCCGAGCGTGAGAGGCTTGGCCGCCGGCTGGCGGAACTGACCGACCGGGAGCCCGAGGCCGGGCCGGTGGACATCGTCAAGAAGCACCAGTTAAGCGCCATGCCCTGGCTCAACGTGGCCCTGTCCAGGCAGCGCTGGACCTCCTCCCTGGACAGGACGCTGGCCCAGGCCGACATCCAGGCCCCCCTGGGGGTCTTCGTTTTGACCTCGCTGGTTTTGGCCGTCTTCGGGGCGGTCTTTATCCTTTTATCCACCGGGAACATGATCCTGGCCGTTTTCGCGGCGGCATTCTTCGCCGGGCTGCCCTTCTGGTGGATCAAGCGCATGCGCAAAAAGCGCATGGCCCATTTCGAGAAGCAGCTCCCCGAGGCCCTGGACCTGGTGGCCAGGGCGCTTAAGGCCGGACATACCTTCAACAGCGGCATGGGCATGGTCGGGCAGGAGTTCGGGGAGCCCATCCGCAAGGAATTCAACAAGACCCTGGAGGAGATCAACTTCGGGGTGACGCTCATGGAGGCCCTGGACAACCTCATGACCCGCGTGGACTGCCCGGACCTCAACTTCTTCGTGGTCTCGCTCAAGATCCAAAGCGAGACCGGCGGCAACCTGGCCGAGATCGTGGAGAACATCGCCTCCCTTATCCGGGAGCGGTTCAAGCTGCGCGGCCGTATCCGCATCCTGTCCGCCGAGGGGCGCTTCGCGGCCATCATCCTGACGATTCTGCCCTTCGGGGTGTCCGGGGCCATCCAGGTGACCAACCCGGGCTACCTCGCCCTGTTGTTCAACCACCCCGTCGGTCGGATGATCCTGTGGGCCTCGGGGGGCATGATGCTCTTCGGCATCCTGGTGATGCGCAAGATGATCCGCATCGAGGTCTGA